One genomic region from Paraburkholderia azotifigens encodes:
- a CDS encoding urate hydroxylase PuuD produces MEGFVTDWLNLAIRWFHVIAAIAWIGESFYFVALDNSLKPPTDPNQRRRGVFGELWHVHGGGFYNMQKYTVAPPEMPDDLHWSKWPSYTTWLSGFGLFTVLYLFAPNTYLIDKNVLDMGPVVAIFSALGFLAAGWIVYDSLCRLLGSKDKVLGICVGLYVLIAAYLACHIFAGRAAYLIMGAMLATIMSANVFFVIIPGQRKMVDAMLKGDTPNPIYGKRGKQRSVHNTYFTLPVVFAMLSNHYAMTYTHPYNWAVLVVIMLAGALIRQFFVMRHRGQVLWYLPLGGVALMFGALFWTMPRPVVPVAEAANAPVVKVADIVPVLQQRCVACHSAHPSMMGSAPAGVLLDTPEEISTNAQRIYQQAVTLKAMPLGNVTHMTDDERQKIAAWFQGGAH; encoded by the coding sequence ATGGAAGGCTTTGTTACTGACTGGCTGAATCTCGCGATTCGCTGGTTTCACGTTATCGCCGCGATCGCCTGGATCGGCGAATCGTTCTATTTCGTCGCGCTCGACAACAGCCTGAAACCGCCGACCGATCCGAACCAGCGCCGGCGCGGCGTGTTCGGCGAGCTGTGGCACGTGCACGGCGGCGGCTTCTACAACATGCAGAAGTACACCGTCGCGCCGCCTGAAATGCCGGACGACCTGCACTGGTCGAAGTGGCCGTCGTACACAACGTGGCTGTCGGGCTTCGGTCTCTTCACGGTGCTGTATCTGTTCGCGCCGAACACATATCTGATCGACAAGAACGTGCTCGACATGGGCCCCGTCGTCGCGATCTTCTCGGCGCTCGGCTTTCTTGCGGCGGGCTGGATCGTGTATGACTCGTTGTGCCGGTTGCTCGGCAGCAAGGACAAGGTGCTCGGCATCTGCGTCGGCCTCTACGTGCTGATCGCAGCGTACCTCGCGTGCCACATCTTCGCGGGACGCGCGGCCTATCTGATCATGGGCGCGATGCTGGCGACGATCATGTCGGCGAACGTGTTCTTCGTGATCATTCCCGGCCAGCGCAAGATGGTCGACGCGATGCTCAAGGGCGACACGCCGAACCCGATCTACGGCAAGCGCGGCAAGCAGCGTTCGGTGCACAACACGTATTTCACGCTGCCCGTGGTGTTCGCGATGCTGTCGAACCACTACGCGATGACGTACACGCATCCGTACAACTGGGCGGTGCTGGTTGTCATCATGCTGGCTGGTGCGCTGATCCGTCAGTTCTTCGTGATGCGTCATCGCGGCCAGGTGCTGTGGTATCTGCCGCTTGGCGGTGTCGCGCTGATGTTCGGCGCGCTCTTCTGGACGATGCCCCGGCCCGTCGTGCCTGTCGCCGAGGCGGCCAACGCACCCGTTGTGAAAGTTGCCGATATCGTGCCTGTGTTGCAGCAGCGCTGCGTTGCGTGTCATTCCGCGCATCCTTCGATGATGGGCAGTGCGCCTGCCGGTGTCTTGCTGGATACGCCGGAGGAGATTTCGACGAACGCACAGCGCATCTATCAGCAGGCCGTAACGTTGAAGGCGATGCCGCTTGGAAATGTGACGCATATGACTGATGATGAACGGCAGAAGATTGCCGCCTGGTTTCAGGGCGGTGCGCACTGA
- the uraH gene encoding hydroxyisourate hydrolase, protein MGKLTTHVLDTANGRPGADIKIELFALSGDSRRALKTTTTNHDGRCNEPLLEGDTLAVGEYELVFHAGDYFASIGTKVPEPRFVDQVVLRFGIADAGAHYHVPLLVSPWSYSTYRGS, encoded by the coding sequence ATGGGCAAGCTCACTACCCACGTGCTCGACACGGCAAACGGCCGTCCCGGCGCAGATATCAAGATCGAACTCTTTGCGCTTTCCGGCGACTCGCGCCGCGCGCTAAAAACTACCACCACCAATCACGACGGCCGCTGCAACGAGCCGCTGCTCGAAGGCGACACGCTCGCCGTCGGCGAATATGAACTCGTGTTCCATGCGGGTGATTATTTCGCGTCGATCGGCACCAAAGTGCCGGAACCGCGCTTCGTCGATCAAGTCGTGCTGCGCTTCGGCATTGCCGATGCAGGTGCGCACTATCACGTGCCGCTGCTAGTGTCGCCGTGGTCGTACAGCACCTACCGAGGCAGCTGA
- a CDS encoding ABC transporter ATP-binding protein encodes MSDTSTVGPTGRTPHANGANRSGGATPRLALTGISKQYPAVRANDDVTLIVAPGEIHAVLGENGAGKSTLMKIIYGAVRPDAGEIRWEGQPVDIANPAAARKLGIGMVFQHFSLFETLTVGENIALALDEPFDLKALGKRIREVSAEYGLDIDPQRHVHSLTVGERQRVEIVRCLLQNPRLLIMDEPTSVLTPQAVRKLFATLRRLASEGCSILYISHKLDEIQELCDTATVMRGGKVTGRVQPRDETHASLAQLMVGHSLPDYERRVHTPGDVLLDVKNLSSASDDPFGTSLDDVSFSVHAGEIFGIAGVSGNGQAELLAALSGEHKGNRADAVTICGKTAGKLSAAARRRLGFAFVPEERLGRGAVPAMSLAENALLTAHRQQMVRSGWINAAAMRAFAKRCIESFDVRCGGENALAQSLSGGNLQKFIVGREILQAPKVLVVAQPTWGVDVGAAAFIRQQLLDLSARGVAILVISEELEELFDICDRIAVIARGRMSPARKTGDTNAEEIGRWMAGLFGEREGAPPSSEQPAHA; translated from the coding sequence ATGAGCGACACATCGACAGTCGGCCCGACGGGCCGCACCCCACACGCAAACGGCGCAAACCGTAGCGGCGGCGCCACACCGCGCCTCGCACTCACGGGTATCAGCAAGCAATATCCTGCAGTTCGCGCGAACGACGACGTCACGCTGATCGTCGCACCCGGTGAAATTCATGCAGTGCTCGGCGAAAACGGCGCGGGCAAGAGCACGCTGATGAAGATCATCTACGGCGCGGTGCGCCCGGATGCAGGCGAAATCCGCTGGGAGGGACAGCCCGTCGACATCGCGAATCCGGCGGCGGCGCGCAAGCTTGGCATCGGCATGGTGTTCCAGCATTTCTCGCTGTTCGAGACATTGACGGTCGGCGAGAACATCGCGCTCGCGCTCGACGAACCATTCGATCTGAAGGCGCTGGGCAAGCGCATTCGTGAGGTGTCGGCAGAGTATGGGCTCGACATCGATCCGCAACGCCATGTGCACAGCCTGACCGTGGGTGAGCGGCAGCGTGTCGAAATCGTGCGCTGCCTGTTGCAGAATCCGCGGCTGCTCATCATGGACGAGCCGACCTCGGTGCTCACGCCGCAAGCCGTGCGCAAGCTGTTCGCGACGCTGCGCCGCCTCGCGTCGGAGGGCTGCAGCATTCTGTACATCAGCCACAAGCTCGACGAAATCCAGGAACTCTGCGACACGGCCACGGTGATGCGCGGCGGCAAGGTGACGGGCCGGGTGCAGCCGCGCGACGAGACGCATGCATCGCTCGCGCAACTGATGGTCGGTCATTCGCTGCCGGATTACGAACGTCGAGTGCATACGCCAGGCGACGTGCTGCTCGACGTGAAAAATCTTTCATCTGCCAGCGACGATCCGTTCGGCACATCGCTCGACGATGTGTCGTTCAGCGTGCACGCAGGTGAAATATTCGGCATCGCGGGCGTGTCGGGCAACGGCCAGGCGGAACTGCTGGCGGCACTGTCGGGCGAGCACAAGGGCAATCGAGCGGATGCCGTCACGATCTGTGGCAAGACGGCGGGCAAGCTCAGTGCAGCGGCGCGCCGCAGGCTGGGTTTCGCGTTCGTGCCCGAAGAGCGCCTCGGACGCGGCGCGGTACCCGCGATGTCGCTGGCCGAAAATGCGCTGCTGACGGCGCACCGTCAGCAGATGGTCCGTTCGGGCTGGATCAACGCAGCCGCGATGCGGGCGTTCGCGAAGCGCTGCATCGAATCGTTCGACGTGCGTTGCGGCGGCGAAAACGCGCTCGCGCAAAGTCTGTCGGGCGGCAATCTGCAGAAGTTCATCGTCGGGCGCGAAATCCTCCAGGCGCCGAAGGTGCTGGTCGTCGCACAGCCGACGTGGGGCGTCGACGTCGGCGCGGCCGCTTTCATCCGGCAGCAGCTGCTCGATCTGTCGGCGCGCGGCGTTGCGATCCTGGTGATCTCCGAAGAACTCGAAGAACTCTTCGATATCTGCGACCGCATCGCTGTGATCGCGCGCGGACGCATGTCGCCGGCGCGCAAGACGGGCGACACGAATGCGGAGGAAATCGGCCGCTGGATGGCAGGGCTGTTCGGCGAGCGCGAGGGCGCGCCGCCGTCGTCGGAGCAGCCGGCTCATGCATAA
- a CDS encoding LysR substrate-binding domain-containing protein, translating into MSQQREAIDTYLLRVLHTLLMERSVTRAAVKLNQSQPAISAALRRLRDITGDPLLVRGKSGMVPTEYGLRLLEPVQNALREIERIKFQQHNFDPATSIRCYRIGCPDYLNVLFVPTVVERFRQAAPNATLEFHSLGPAFDYELALEDGKLDIVVGNWPEPPEQLHLSNLFVDQIVCLMSNTHPFAKRGGLTLDQYLNAPHLAPTPYSVGQRGAIDVHLARERLKRHVVVTLPYFNLAPYVLIKSDLIFTTTRLFADYYAKFLPLTVVPAPLDFPPMQYYQLWHERVHYSDEVRWLRSLVAEATKTLIDK; encoded by the coding sequence ATGAGTCAGCAACGCGAGGCGATCGACACTTACCTACTGCGCGTCTTGCACACCCTTCTGATGGAGCGCAGCGTCACGCGCGCCGCCGTCAAACTGAACCAGTCGCAACCCGCGATCAGTGCTGCACTGCGGCGGCTGCGCGACATCACGGGCGACCCGCTTCTGGTACGCGGCAAGTCCGGCATGGTGCCGACCGAGTACGGATTGCGCCTGCTCGAACCCGTGCAAAATGCACTGCGCGAAATCGAACGCATTAAATTTCAGCAGCACAACTTCGACCCTGCGACTTCGATCCGCTGCTATCGGATCGGCTGTCCAGACTACCTGAACGTACTGTTCGTGCCGACCGTCGTCGAGCGCTTTCGTCAGGCCGCGCCGAACGCGACACTCGAGTTCCATTCGCTCGGCCCGGCATTCGATTACGAACTGGCGCTCGAGGACGGCAAGCTCGACATCGTAGTCGGCAACTGGCCGGAACCGCCCGAGCAACTGCACCTGTCCAATCTGTTCGTCGACCAGATCGTGTGCCTGATGAGCAACACGCATCCGTTCGCCAAGCGCGGCGGGCTGACGCTCGACCAGTACCTGAACGCGCCGCATCTCGCGCCAACGCCTTATTCCGTCGGTCAGCGCGGTGCAATCGACGTGCATCTCGCGCGCGAGCGCCTGAAGCGGCATGTCGTCGTCACGCTGCCCTATTTCAATCTCGCGCCGTACGTCCTGATCAAGTCCGACCTCATCTTCACGACGACGCGCCTGTTCGCCGACTACTATGCGAAGTTTCTGCCGCTGACCGTCGTGCCCGCGCCGCTGGACTTCCCGCCGATGCAGTACTACCAGCTGTGGCACGAGCGCGTGCATTACTCCGATGAAGTCCGTTGGCTGCGCAGTCTGGTCGCCGAAGCAACCAAGACCTTGATCGACAAATAA
- a CDS encoding 8-oxoguanine deaminase: protein MTMQTNATGATRSDGPRGRTMLVRHADVLVTMDDERRELRDGGLYIEDNRIVAVGQTDALPDTADEILDMTGHLVIPGLVNTHHHMYQSLTRAIPAAQDAELFGWLTNLYKVWANLTPEMIEVSTLTAMAELLLSGCTTSSDHLYIYPNGSRLDDSIAAARRIGMRFHASRGSMSVGQKDGGLPPDSVVEDEAHILKDTQRLIETYHDDGRYAMLRVVVAPCSPFSVSRDLMRESAALARHYGVSLHTHLAENVNDVAYSREKFGMTPAEYAEDLGWIGRDVWHAHCVQLDDAGIQLFARTGTGVAHCPCSNMRLASGIAPIKKMRLAGVPVGLGVDGSASNDGAQMVAEVRQALLLQRVGFGPDAMTAREALEIATLGGAKVLNRDDIGALTPGMAADFVSFDLRQPLFAGALHDPVAGLVFCAPSQVSTSVIGGKVVVKDGVLTTVDLGTVIERHNRLAKTLYQSAA, encoded by the coding sequence ATGACGATGCAAACCAATGCAACCGGCGCGACCCGATCAGACGGCCCGCGCGGCAGAACGATGCTGGTCCGGCATGCGGACGTGCTGGTCACGATGGACGACGAGCGGCGCGAGTTGCGCGACGGCGGCCTCTATATCGAAGACAACCGGATTGTTGCCGTTGGCCAGACGGACGCATTGCCGGATACCGCCGACGAGATCCTCGACATGACGGGACACCTCGTCATTCCGGGCCTCGTCAACACGCATCACCACATGTATCAGAGCCTGACGCGTGCCATTCCCGCTGCGCAGGACGCGGAGCTGTTCGGCTGGCTAACGAATCTGTACAAGGTATGGGCGAATCTCACGCCAGAAATGATCGAGGTGTCGACGCTGACGGCCATGGCGGAGCTGCTGTTGTCTGGCTGCACCACGTCGAGCGATCACCTGTACATCTATCCGAATGGCAGCCGGCTCGACGACAGCATCGCGGCCGCGCGCCGCATCGGCATGCGCTTTCATGCGAGCCGCGGGAGCATGAGTGTCGGTCAGAAAGACGGCGGTCTGCCGCCGGATTCCGTCGTCGAAGATGAAGCGCACATTCTGAAGGACACACAGCGCCTGATCGAGACGTATCACGACGACGGCCGCTACGCGATGCTGCGCGTCGTCGTTGCGCCGTGCTCGCCGTTTTCGGTGAGCCGCGATCTGATGCGTGAGTCGGCTGCACTGGCGCGCCATTACGGTGTGTCGCTGCATACGCATCTCGCGGAGAACGTGAACGATGTTGCATATAGCCGCGAAAAGTTCGGCATGACGCCGGCCGAGTATGCGGAGGATCTCGGCTGGATCGGCCGCGACGTCTGGCACGCGCACTGTGTGCAACTCGACGACGCCGGCATTCAGCTGTTCGCGCGCACAGGAACAGGCGTCGCGCATTGTCCGTGTTCCAACATGCGGCTTGCGTCGGGCATCGCGCCTATAAAGAAGATGCGGCTGGCGGGTGTGCCCGTCGGATTGGGTGTCGATGGATCGGCGTCGAACGACGGCGCGCAGATGGTTGCTGAGGTACGTCAGGCGCTGCTGTTGCAGCGGGTGGGCTTTGGGCCGGACGCGATGACCGCACGCGAGGCACTCGAGATCGCTACGCTCGGCGGTGCGAAAGTGCTGAACCGCGACGATATCGGGGCGCTGACGCCCGGCATGGCAGCGGACTTCGTGTCGTTCGATCTGCGCCAGCCGCTTTTCGCAGGCGCGCTGCATGATCCCGTCGCGGGGCTGGTGTTCTGCGCGCCGTCGCAGGTGTCGACGAGCGTGATCGGGGGGAAAGTGGTGGTGAAGGACGGCGTGCTGACCACCGTCGATCTTGGCACGGTGATCGAGCGGCACAACCGTCTCGCCAAGACGCTGTACCAAAGTGCAGCTTGA